One Lutra lutra chromosome 7, mLutLut1.2, whole genome shotgun sequence DNA window includes the following coding sequences:
- the BNC1 gene encoding zinc finger protein basonuclin-1 isoform X2, whose amino-acid sequence MAEAIGCTLNCSCQGFTPGKIHHRRCEQCRHGWVAHALSKLRVPPVYPTSQVEIVQSNVVFDISSLMLYGTQAIPVRLKILLDRLFSVLKQDEVLQILHALDWTLQDYIRGYVLQDASGKVLDRWDIMTGEEELAALQQFLRFGETKAIVELMAIQEKEEQSIVMPPAAANVDIRAFIESCSHRSTGLPAPADRGTPSSLHPFENLVEKEPCLNCPDTVPKKEDGAHLSDLGSYHLVPKLERTQLSPEAKGKPERHSLGSKKGRVFCTACEKTFYDKGTLKIHYNAVHLKIKHKCTIEGCNMVFSSLRSRNRHSANPNPRLHMPMNRNNRDRDLRTSLHLAASDSYEHPGFPATSPDCRPPPGYAASGEDPRGQPAFPSLGPDGVLFPNLKTVQPVLPFYRSPATPAELANTPGVLPSLPLLSSSIPEPLAPHEGPLDALPKKKSRKSSMPIKIEKEAVGAANDKRLALSSDEDVPLRVASEEEPEAGSPRALDRAPEEPCALSGGLGGPLPGGERVCPGDSGLESGGAIRRSPEWATRPPEREAEQKPALPAVPREPQDSGREPHLVAGTEPCVPFPDYIRLQQRLLAGGLLGALSGRGVAFPCFEDAKEPEPVGPRASGRQKEEARFQCDVCKKAFKNACGVKMHHKNMHARGTHVCTVEGCKATFPSRRSRDRHSSNLNLHQKVLTQDALGSPDDHLRATYLLKDVAKETFQDVAFAQQTSQTSVIFKGASRMGGLVYPIAQVPSAGLESYNSGPPSDGTVLDLSTTSSMKSESSSHSSWDSDGASEEGTVLMEDSDGTCDGPSLVPGDDEYPICVLMEKADQSLASLPSGLPITCHLCQKTYSNKGTFRAHYKTVHLRQLHKCKVPGCNTMFSSVRSRNRHSQNPNLHKSLASSPSHLQ is encoded by the exons ATGGCCGAG GCTATCGGCTGCACCCTGAACTGTAGCTGCCAGGGTTTCACACCCGGGAAGATCCACCACCGCCGGTGTGAGCAGTGCAGACACGGATGGGTGGCCCACG CTCTGAGCAAGCTGAGGGTGCCCCCCGTGTACCCCACGAGCCAGGTGGAGATTGTCCAGTCCAATGTGGTGTTCGATATCAGCAGCCTCATGCTCTACGGGACCCAGGCCATCCCTGTGCGCCTGAAAATCCTACTGGACCGGCTCTTCAGTGTGCTCAAGCAGGACGAGGTGCTCCAGATCCTGCACGCCTTGGACTGGACCCTCCAGGACTATATCCGGGGATACGTGCTGCAG GATGCGTCAGGAAAGGTGCTGGATCGCTGGGACATCATGACCGGCGAGGAAGAGCTGGCCGCCCTGCAGCAGTTCCTTCGCTTCGGGGAGACCAAGGCCATCGTGGAGCTCATGGCTatccaggagaaggaggagcagtcCATCGTCATGCCGCCGGCTGCGGCCAACGTGGACATCAGGGCGTTCATCGAGAGCTGCAGCCACAGGAGCAccggcctccccgcccccgcGGACAGGGGGACCCCCAGCAGCCTGCACCCCTTTGAGAACCTC GTCGAGAAAGAGCCCTGTCTCAACTGCCCGGACACCGTTCCCAAAAAGGAAGATGGCGCCCATTTAAGCGACTTGGGTTCCTACCACCTTGTCCCGAAGCTTGAAAGGACCCAGTTGTCCCCCGAGGCCAAAGGGAAGCCCGAGAGGCACAGCCTGGGCTCGAAGAAGGGCCGCGTGTTCTGCACGGCGTGCGAGAAGACCTTCTACGACAAAGGCACGCTCAAGATCCACTACAACGCCGTCCACCTGAAGATCAAGCACAAGTGCACCATCGAGGGCTGCAACATGGTCTTCAGCTCCCTGCGGAGCCGGAACCGCCACAGCGCGAACCCCAACCCCCGACTGCACATGCCCATGAACAGGAACAACAGGGACCGGGACCTGAGGACCAGCCTGCACCTGGCCGCCTCGGACAGCTACGAGCACCCGGGCTTCCCCGCAACGTCCCCGGACTGCAGGCCCCCGCCCGGCTACGCGGCGTCGGGGGAGGACCCCAGGGGCCAGCCGGCCTTCCCGAGCCTGGGGCCGGACGGGGTGCTCTTCCCCAACCTGAAGACGGTCCAGCCGGTCCTGCCTTTCTACCGCAGCCCGGCCACCCCGGCCGAGCTGGCCAACACCCCCGGCGTGCTGCCCTCCCTCCCGCTCCTGTCCTCTTCCATCCCGGAGCCTCTGGCGCCGCACGAAGGCCCGCTGGACGCCCTTCCCAAGAAGAAATCCCGCAAGTCCAGCATGCCCATCAAAATAGAGAAGGAGGCCGTGGGGGCGGCTAATGACAAGCGGCTCGCTCTCAGCTCCGATGAAGATGTGCCCCTGCGGGTGGCCAGTGAGGAGGAGCCCGAGGCCGGCAGCCCCCGGGCGTTGGACAGAGCACCTGAGGAGCCGTGCGCACTGTCTGGGGGCTTAGGGGGGCCTCTCCCGGGAGGAGAGAGGGTCTGCCCTGGGGACTCAGGGCTGGAGTCCGGTGGGGCTATCCGCAGGAGCCCCGAGTGGGCCACACGGCCGCCAGAGAGGGAGGCGGAACAGAAGCCAGCCCTGCCCGCCGTGCCAAGGGAGCCGCAGGACAGTGGCCGTGAACCTCACCTCGTCGCCGGGACCGAGCCCTGCGTCCCCTTCCCTGACTACATCAGACTGCAGCAGCGCCTGCTGGCCGGCGGGCTCCTCGGCGCCCTGTCTGGCCGAGGAGTGGCTTTTCCTTGTTTCGAAGACGCCAAGGAGCCAGAACCCGTGGGTCCGCGTGCGTCCGGGCGGCAGAAGGAAGAAGCTCGCTTCCAGTGTGACGTCTGCAAGAAGGCCTTCAAAAATGCGTGCGGCGTGAAAATGCACCACAAGAACATGCATGCCAGAGGGACGCACGTGTGCACCGTGGAGGGCTGTAAAGCCACGTTCCCCTCGCGCAGGAGCAGAGACAG ACACAGTTCAAACCTAAACCTCCACCAAAAAGTGTTGACCCAGGACGCACTGGGGAGCCCTGACGACCATCTCCGTGCAACTTACCTTCTGAAAGACGTGGCGAAGGAGACCTTCCAGGACGTGGCTTTCGCGCAGCAAACCTCCCAGACATCTGTCATTTTCAAGGGAGCGAGTCGGATGGGCGGCCTGGTTTACCCGATCGCCCAGGTCCCCAGCGCCGGCCTGGAGAGTTACAACTCCGGTCCGCCGAGCGACGGCACCGTCTTGGATTTGAGCACTACCTCGAGCATGAAGTCGGAGAGCAGCAGCCATTCCTCTTGGGACTCAGACGGGGCCAGCGAGGAAGGCACCGTGCTCATGGAGGACAGCGATGGGACCTGTGACGGGCCGAGCCTTGTCCCCGGGGATGACGAGTACCCCATCTGCGTCCTGATGGAGAAGGCCGACCAGAGCCTCGCCAGCCTGCCTTCTGGGCTGCCCATCACGTGTCACCTCTGCCAAAAGACATACAGTAATAAAGGGACCTTCAGGGCTCACTACAAGACCGTGCACCTCCGTCAGCTCCACAAATGCAAGGTTCCGGGCTGCAACACCATGTTCTCCTCTGTCCGCAGCCGCAACAGGCACAGCCAGAACCCCAACCTGCATAAAAGCCTGGCCTCGTCCCCAAGTCACCTCCAGTAA
- the BNC1 gene encoding zinc finger protein basonuclin-1 isoform X1: MAEAIGCTLNCSCQGFTPGKIHHRRCEQCRHGWVAHALSKLRVPPVYPTSQVEIVQSNVVFDISSLMLYGTQAIPVRLKILLDRLFSVLKQDEVLQILHALDWTLQDYIRGYVLQDASGKVLDRWDIMTGEEELAALQQFLRFGETKAIVELMAIQEKEEQSIVMPPAAANVDIRAFIESCSHRSTGLPAPADRGTPSSLHPFENLVNNMTFMLPFQFFNPVPPTLIGSLPEQYVLEPGQDQSQEPKQETHGPFPGGGGGGFLTSAPSSFQVEKEPCLNCPDTVPKKEDGAHLSDLGSYHLVPKLERTQLSPEAKGKPERHSLGSKKGRVFCTACEKTFYDKGTLKIHYNAVHLKIKHKCTIEGCNMVFSSLRSRNRHSANPNPRLHMPMNRNNRDRDLRTSLHLAASDSYEHPGFPATSPDCRPPPGYAASGEDPRGQPAFPSLGPDGVLFPNLKTVQPVLPFYRSPATPAELANTPGVLPSLPLLSSSIPEPLAPHEGPLDALPKKKSRKSSMPIKIEKEAVGAANDKRLALSSDEDVPLRVASEEEPEAGSPRALDRAPEEPCALSGGLGGPLPGGERVCPGDSGLESGGAIRRSPEWATRPPEREAEQKPALPAVPREPQDSGREPHLVAGTEPCVPFPDYIRLQQRLLAGGLLGALSGRGVAFPCFEDAKEPEPVGPRASGRQKEEARFQCDVCKKAFKNACGVKMHHKNMHARGTHVCTVEGCKATFPSRRSRDRHSSNLNLHQKVLTQDALGSPDDHLRATYLLKDVAKETFQDVAFAQQTSQTSVIFKGASRMGGLVYPIAQVPSAGLESYNSGPPSDGTVLDLSTTSSMKSESSSHSSWDSDGASEEGTVLMEDSDGTCDGPSLVPGDDEYPICVLMEKADQSLASLPSGLPITCHLCQKTYSNKGTFRAHYKTVHLRQLHKCKVPGCNTMFSSVRSRNRHSQNPNLHKSLASSPSHLQ; the protein is encoded by the exons ATGGCCGAG GCTATCGGCTGCACCCTGAACTGTAGCTGCCAGGGTTTCACACCCGGGAAGATCCACCACCGCCGGTGTGAGCAGTGCAGACACGGATGGGTGGCCCACG CTCTGAGCAAGCTGAGGGTGCCCCCCGTGTACCCCACGAGCCAGGTGGAGATTGTCCAGTCCAATGTGGTGTTCGATATCAGCAGCCTCATGCTCTACGGGACCCAGGCCATCCCTGTGCGCCTGAAAATCCTACTGGACCGGCTCTTCAGTGTGCTCAAGCAGGACGAGGTGCTCCAGATCCTGCACGCCTTGGACTGGACCCTCCAGGACTATATCCGGGGATACGTGCTGCAG GATGCGTCAGGAAAGGTGCTGGATCGCTGGGACATCATGACCGGCGAGGAAGAGCTGGCCGCCCTGCAGCAGTTCCTTCGCTTCGGGGAGACCAAGGCCATCGTGGAGCTCATGGCTatccaggagaaggaggagcagtcCATCGTCATGCCGCCGGCTGCGGCCAACGTGGACATCAGGGCGTTCATCGAGAGCTGCAGCCACAGGAGCAccggcctccccgcccccgcGGACAGGGGGACCCCCAGCAGCCTGCACCCCTTTGAGAACCTCGTAAACAACATGACCTTCATGCTGCCCTTCCAGTTCTTCAACCCTGTGCCCCCCACGCTGATAGGGTCACTGCCCGAGCAGTACGTGCTGGAGCCGGGTCAGGACCAGAGTCAGGAGCCCAAGCAGGAGACGCACGGACCCTTCCCCGGCGGTGGCGGCGGTGGCTTCTTGACCTCCGCTCCTTCGTCATTTCAGGTCGAGAAAGAGCCCTGTCTCAACTGCCCGGACACCGTTCCCAAAAAGGAAGATGGCGCCCATTTAAGCGACTTGGGTTCCTACCACCTTGTCCCGAAGCTTGAAAGGACCCAGTTGTCCCCCGAGGCCAAAGGGAAGCCCGAGAGGCACAGCCTGGGCTCGAAGAAGGGCCGCGTGTTCTGCACGGCGTGCGAGAAGACCTTCTACGACAAAGGCACGCTCAAGATCCACTACAACGCCGTCCACCTGAAGATCAAGCACAAGTGCACCATCGAGGGCTGCAACATGGTCTTCAGCTCCCTGCGGAGCCGGAACCGCCACAGCGCGAACCCCAACCCCCGACTGCACATGCCCATGAACAGGAACAACAGGGACCGGGACCTGAGGACCAGCCTGCACCTGGCCGCCTCGGACAGCTACGAGCACCCGGGCTTCCCCGCAACGTCCCCGGACTGCAGGCCCCCGCCCGGCTACGCGGCGTCGGGGGAGGACCCCAGGGGCCAGCCGGCCTTCCCGAGCCTGGGGCCGGACGGGGTGCTCTTCCCCAACCTGAAGACGGTCCAGCCGGTCCTGCCTTTCTACCGCAGCCCGGCCACCCCGGCCGAGCTGGCCAACACCCCCGGCGTGCTGCCCTCCCTCCCGCTCCTGTCCTCTTCCATCCCGGAGCCTCTGGCGCCGCACGAAGGCCCGCTGGACGCCCTTCCCAAGAAGAAATCCCGCAAGTCCAGCATGCCCATCAAAATAGAGAAGGAGGCCGTGGGGGCGGCTAATGACAAGCGGCTCGCTCTCAGCTCCGATGAAGATGTGCCCCTGCGGGTGGCCAGTGAGGAGGAGCCCGAGGCCGGCAGCCCCCGGGCGTTGGACAGAGCACCTGAGGAGCCGTGCGCACTGTCTGGGGGCTTAGGGGGGCCTCTCCCGGGAGGAGAGAGGGTCTGCCCTGGGGACTCAGGGCTGGAGTCCGGTGGGGCTATCCGCAGGAGCCCCGAGTGGGCCACACGGCCGCCAGAGAGGGAGGCGGAACAGAAGCCAGCCCTGCCCGCCGTGCCAAGGGAGCCGCAGGACAGTGGCCGTGAACCTCACCTCGTCGCCGGGACCGAGCCCTGCGTCCCCTTCCCTGACTACATCAGACTGCAGCAGCGCCTGCTGGCCGGCGGGCTCCTCGGCGCCCTGTCTGGCCGAGGAGTGGCTTTTCCTTGTTTCGAAGACGCCAAGGAGCCAGAACCCGTGGGTCCGCGTGCGTCCGGGCGGCAGAAGGAAGAAGCTCGCTTCCAGTGTGACGTCTGCAAGAAGGCCTTCAAAAATGCGTGCGGCGTGAAAATGCACCACAAGAACATGCATGCCAGAGGGACGCACGTGTGCACCGTGGAGGGCTGTAAAGCCACGTTCCCCTCGCGCAGGAGCAGAGACAG ACACAGTTCAAACCTAAACCTCCACCAAAAAGTGTTGACCCAGGACGCACTGGGGAGCCCTGACGACCATCTCCGTGCAACTTACCTTCTGAAAGACGTGGCGAAGGAGACCTTCCAGGACGTGGCTTTCGCGCAGCAAACCTCCCAGACATCTGTCATTTTCAAGGGAGCGAGTCGGATGGGCGGCCTGGTTTACCCGATCGCCCAGGTCCCCAGCGCCGGCCTGGAGAGTTACAACTCCGGTCCGCCGAGCGACGGCACCGTCTTGGATTTGAGCACTACCTCGAGCATGAAGTCGGAGAGCAGCAGCCATTCCTCTTGGGACTCAGACGGGGCCAGCGAGGAAGGCACCGTGCTCATGGAGGACAGCGATGGGACCTGTGACGGGCCGAGCCTTGTCCCCGGGGATGACGAGTACCCCATCTGCGTCCTGATGGAGAAGGCCGACCAGAGCCTCGCCAGCCTGCCTTCTGGGCTGCCCATCACGTGTCACCTCTGCCAAAAGACATACAGTAATAAAGGGACCTTCAGGGCTCACTACAAGACCGTGCACCTCCGTCAGCTCCACAAATGCAAGGTTCCGGGCTGCAACACCATGTTCTCCTCTGTCCGCAGCCGCAACAGGCACAGCCAGAACCCCAACCTGCATAAAAGCCTGGCCTCGTCCCCAAGTCACCTCCAGTAA
- the BNC1 gene encoding zinc finger protein basonuclin-1 isoform X3, with product MLYGTQAIPVRLKILLDRLFSVLKQDEVLQILHALDWTLQDYIRGYVLQDASGKVLDRWDIMTGEEELAALQQFLRFGETKAIVELMAIQEKEEQSIVMPPAAANVDIRAFIESCSHRSTGLPAPADRGTPSSLHPFENLVNNMTFMLPFQFFNPVPPTLIGSLPEQYVLEPGQDQSQEPKQETHGPFPGGGGGGFLTSAPSSFQVEKEPCLNCPDTVPKKEDGAHLSDLGSYHLVPKLERTQLSPEAKGKPERHSLGSKKGRVFCTACEKTFYDKGTLKIHYNAVHLKIKHKCTIEGCNMVFSSLRSRNRHSANPNPRLHMPMNRNNRDRDLRTSLHLAASDSYEHPGFPATSPDCRPPPGYAASGEDPRGQPAFPSLGPDGVLFPNLKTVQPVLPFYRSPATPAELANTPGVLPSLPLLSSSIPEPLAPHEGPLDALPKKKSRKSSMPIKIEKEAVGAANDKRLALSSDEDVPLRVASEEEPEAGSPRALDRAPEEPCALSGGLGGPLPGGERVCPGDSGLESGGAIRRSPEWATRPPEREAEQKPALPAVPREPQDSGREPHLVAGTEPCVPFPDYIRLQQRLLAGGLLGALSGRGVAFPCFEDAKEPEPVGPRASGRQKEEARFQCDVCKKAFKNACGVKMHHKNMHARGTHVCTVEGCKATFPSRRSRDRHSSNLNLHQKVLTQDALGSPDDHLRATYLLKDVAKETFQDVAFAQQTSQTSVIFKGASRMGGLVYPIAQVPSAGLESYNSGPPSDGTVLDLSTTSSMKSESSSHSSWDSDGASEEGTVLMEDSDGTCDGPSLVPGDDEYPICVLMEKADQSLASLPSGLPITCHLCQKTYSNKGTFRAHYKTVHLRQLHKCKVPGCNTMFSSVRSRNRHSQNPNLHKSLASSPSHLQ from the exons ATGCTCTACGGGACCCAGGCCATCCCTGTGCGCCTGAAAATCCTACTGGACCGGCTCTTCAGTGTGCTCAAGCAGGACGAGGTGCTCCAGATCCTGCACGCCTTGGACTGGACCCTCCAGGACTATATCCGGGGATACGTGCTGCAG GATGCGTCAGGAAAGGTGCTGGATCGCTGGGACATCATGACCGGCGAGGAAGAGCTGGCCGCCCTGCAGCAGTTCCTTCGCTTCGGGGAGACCAAGGCCATCGTGGAGCTCATGGCTatccaggagaaggaggagcagtcCATCGTCATGCCGCCGGCTGCGGCCAACGTGGACATCAGGGCGTTCATCGAGAGCTGCAGCCACAGGAGCAccggcctccccgcccccgcGGACAGGGGGACCCCCAGCAGCCTGCACCCCTTTGAGAACCTCGTAAACAACATGACCTTCATGCTGCCCTTCCAGTTCTTCAACCCTGTGCCCCCCACGCTGATAGGGTCACTGCCCGAGCAGTACGTGCTGGAGCCGGGTCAGGACCAGAGTCAGGAGCCCAAGCAGGAGACGCACGGACCCTTCCCCGGCGGTGGCGGCGGTGGCTTCTTGACCTCCGCTCCTTCGTCATTTCAGGTCGAGAAAGAGCCCTGTCTCAACTGCCCGGACACCGTTCCCAAAAAGGAAGATGGCGCCCATTTAAGCGACTTGGGTTCCTACCACCTTGTCCCGAAGCTTGAAAGGACCCAGTTGTCCCCCGAGGCCAAAGGGAAGCCCGAGAGGCACAGCCTGGGCTCGAAGAAGGGCCGCGTGTTCTGCACGGCGTGCGAGAAGACCTTCTACGACAAAGGCACGCTCAAGATCCACTACAACGCCGTCCACCTGAAGATCAAGCACAAGTGCACCATCGAGGGCTGCAACATGGTCTTCAGCTCCCTGCGGAGCCGGAACCGCCACAGCGCGAACCCCAACCCCCGACTGCACATGCCCATGAACAGGAACAACAGGGACCGGGACCTGAGGACCAGCCTGCACCTGGCCGCCTCGGACAGCTACGAGCACCCGGGCTTCCCCGCAACGTCCCCGGACTGCAGGCCCCCGCCCGGCTACGCGGCGTCGGGGGAGGACCCCAGGGGCCAGCCGGCCTTCCCGAGCCTGGGGCCGGACGGGGTGCTCTTCCCCAACCTGAAGACGGTCCAGCCGGTCCTGCCTTTCTACCGCAGCCCGGCCACCCCGGCCGAGCTGGCCAACACCCCCGGCGTGCTGCCCTCCCTCCCGCTCCTGTCCTCTTCCATCCCGGAGCCTCTGGCGCCGCACGAAGGCCCGCTGGACGCCCTTCCCAAGAAGAAATCCCGCAAGTCCAGCATGCCCATCAAAATAGAGAAGGAGGCCGTGGGGGCGGCTAATGACAAGCGGCTCGCTCTCAGCTCCGATGAAGATGTGCCCCTGCGGGTGGCCAGTGAGGAGGAGCCCGAGGCCGGCAGCCCCCGGGCGTTGGACAGAGCACCTGAGGAGCCGTGCGCACTGTCTGGGGGCTTAGGGGGGCCTCTCCCGGGAGGAGAGAGGGTCTGCCCTGGGGACTCAGGGCTGGAGTCCGGTGGGGCTATCCGCAGGAGCCCCGAGTGGGCCACACGGCCGCCAGAGAGGGAGGCGGAACAGAAGCCAGCCCTGCCCGCCGTGCCAAGGGAGCCGCAGGACAGTGGCCGTGAACCTCACCTCGTCGCCGGGACCGAGCCCTGCGTCCCCTTCCCTGACTACATCAGACTGCAGCAGCGCCTGCTGGCCGGCGGGCTCCTCGGCGCCCTGTCTGGCCGAGGAGTGGCTTTTCCTTGTTTCGAAGACGCCAAGGAGCCAGAACCCGTGGGTCCGCGTGCGTCCGGGCGGCAGAAGGAAGAAGCTCGCTTCCAGTGTGACGTCTGCAAGAAGGCCTTCAAAAATGCGTGCGGCGTGAAAATGCACCACAAGAACATGCATGCCAGAGGGACGCACGTGTGCACCGTGGAGGGCTGTAAAGCCACGTTCCCCTCGCGCAGGAGCAGAGACAG ACACAGTTCAAACCTAAACCTCCACCAAAAAGTGTTGACCCAGGACGCACTGGGGAGCCCTGACGACCATCTCCGTGCAACTTACCTTCTGAAAGACGTGGCGAAGGAGACCTTCCAGGACGTGGCTTTCGCGCAGCAAACCTCCCAGACATCTGTCATTTTCAAGGGAGCGAGTCGGATGGGCGGCCTGGTTTACCCGATCGCCCAGGTCCCCAGCGCCGGCCTGGAGAGTTACAACTCCGGTCCGCCGAGCGACGGCACCGTCTTGGATTTGAGCACTACCTCGAGCATGAAGTCGGAGAGCAGCAGCCATTCCTCTTGGGACTCAGACGGGGCCAGCGAGGAAGGCACCGTGCTCATGGAGGACAGCGATGGGACCTGTGACGGGCCGAGCCTTGTCCCCGGGGATGACGAGTACCCCATCTGCGTCCTGATGGAGAAGGCCGACCAGAGCCTCGCCAGCCTGCCTTCTGGGCTGCCCATCACGTGTCACCTCTGCCAAAAGACATACAGTAATAAAGGGACCTTCAGGGCTCACTACAAGACCGTGCACCTCCGTCAGCTCCACAAATGCAAGGTTCCGGGCTGCAACACCATGTTCTCCTCTGTCCGCAGCCGCAACAGGCACAGCCAGAACCCCAACCTGCATAAAAGCCTGGCCTCGTCCCCAAGTCACCTCCAGTAA